In the Diachasmimorpha longicaudata isolate KC_UGA_2023 chromosome 1, iyDiaLong2, whole genome shotgun sequence genome, one interval contains:
- the Mub gene encoding poly(rC)-binding protein 3 isoform X3, translating into MDGMDNKPVLNDDPSVTLTIRLIMQGKEVGSIIGKKGEIVTRFREESGAKINISDGSCPERIVTVTGPTNSIFKAFTLICKKFEEWCSQFHDVQGGGAGGGGGTTRTPITLRLIVPASQCGSLIGKGGSKIKEIREVTGALIQVASEMLPSSTERTVTISGTSEAITQCIYHICCVMLESPPKGATIPYRPKPQVGGPVILAGGQAYTIQGNYAVPAHSDMGKLGSNPLAGLAALGLGGLATPANTGALAALAGSQLRTNHTNRQQPAANNQTHEMTVPNELIGCIIGKAGTKIAEIRQISGAMIRISNCEEREGGTTDRTITITGNPDAVALAQYLINMSVELQKANLEAQNTQTPGSGTNPGASGASASPSTTTTTASPLASAIPLAQLLSKPGALNALSSLTALGGLTELLGGAGGAATTQLPVQTTGVHRSHKSFTPRLRSPGAPGPTDSGKFKSERTKYNPY; encoded by the exons ATGGACGGTATGGATAATAAACCAGTGCTCAATGATGACCCCTCGGTCACCCTCACCATTCGTCTCATTATGCAGGGAAAA GAAGTGGGAAGTATTATAGGCAAGAAGGGAGAGATCGTCACGAGGTTCCGTGAGGAA TCAGGCGCCAAGATAAACATATCTGACGGCTCGTGTCCAGAGCGAATTGTCACTGTGACTGGGCCAACGAACTCAATTTTCAAGGCATTTACACTGATCTGCAAGAAATTTGAAGAATGGTGCTCGCAATTTCACGATGTACAGGGTGGTGGTgcaggtggtggtggtggtaccACACGAACACCAATAACCCTGAGGCTCATTGTACCGGCATCACAGTGTGGCTCTCTCATTGGAAAGGGTGGCTCCAAGATTAAGGAGATAAGGGAAGTCACTGGTGCACTCATTCAAGTTGCCTCGGAAATGCTACCGAGCTCGACGGAGCGTACTGTCACCATTTCAGGAACCAGTGAGGCCATCACTCAGTGCATATACCACATTTGCTGTGTCATGCTAGag TCCCCTCCCAAAGGTGCCACGATCCCTTATCGCCCCAAACCCCAAGTTGGTGGGCCAGTGATCCTGGCTGGTGGGCAAGCATACACCATCCAGGGTAATTACGCGGTGCCCGCCCACTCGGAC ATGGGCAAACTTGGGAGCAATCCACTGGCTGGACTCGCTGCACTTGGTCTCGGAGGGTTAGCTACGCCTGCAAACACAGGAG CTCTGGCAGCCTTAGCTGGAAGTCAATTGCGTACGAATCACACAAACAGGCAGCAGCCGGCGGCTAACAATCAGACGCACGAGATGACAGTGCCAAATGAACTTATCGGTTGTATAATCGGTAAGGCTGGCACCAAGATCGCCGAGATCCGCCAGATATCCGGTGCTATGATAAGAATTAGCAACTGCGAGGAAAGAGAGGGCGGCACTACAGATCGTACAATAACAATAACTGGAAATCCAGACGCCGTGGCGTTGGCACAGTATCTCATCAACATGAG TGTCGAACTGCAGAAAGCTAACCTAGAGGCCCAAAATACCCAAACCCCTGGCAGCGGCACCAATCCCGGGGCATCCGGGGCCAGTGCTTCCCCTTCTACCACTACTACCACTGCCTCTCCCTTGGCCAGCGCAATCCCCTTGGCTCAGCTGCTAAGCAAGCCAGGTGCCCTCAACGCCCTATCTAGCCTGACAGCTCTTGGTGGCCTTACGGAATTACTTGGCGGTGCCGGTGGTGCCGCCACAACACAACTACCTGTCCAGACAACTGGTGTACATCGTTCACACAAGTCATTTACACCACGTTTACGCAGTCCTGGTGCACCAGGACCAACTGACAGCGGTAAATTCAAGTCTGAGAGGACCAAGTACAATCCCTACTGA
- the Mub gene encoding poly(rC)-binding protein 3 isoform X2, with translation MDGMDNKPVLNDDPSVTLTIRLIMQGKEVGSIIGKKGEIVTRFREESGAKINISDGSCPERIVTVTGPTNSIFKAFTLICKKFEEWCSQFHDVQGGGAGGGGGTTRTPITLRLIVPASQCGSLIGKGGSKIKEIREVTGALIQVASEMLPSSTERTVTISGTSEAITQCIYHICCVMLESPPKGATIPYRPKPQVGGPVILAGGQAYTIQGNYAVPAHSDMGKLGSNPLAGLAALGLGGLATPANTGGLNPAALAALAGSQLRTNHTNRQQPAANNQTHEMTVPNELIGCIIGKAGTKIAEIRQISGAMIRISNCEEREGGTTDRTITITGNPDAVALAQYLINMSVELQKANLEAQNTQTPGSGTNPGASGASASPSTTTTTASPLASAIPLAQLLSKPGALNALSSLTALGGLTELLGGAGGAATTQLPVQTTGVHRSHKSFTPRLRSPGAPGPTDSGKFKSERTKYNPY, from the exons ATGGACGGTATGGATAATAAACCAGTGCTCAATGATGACCCCTCGGTCACCCTCACCATTCGTCTCATTATGCAGGGAAAA GAAGTGGGAAGTATTATAGGCAAGAAGGGAGAGATCGTCACGAGGTTCCGTGAGGAA TCAGGCGCCAAGATAAACATATCTGACGGCTCGTGTCCAGAGCGAATTGTCACTGTGACTGGGCCAACGAACTCAATTTTCAAGGCATTTACACTGATCTGCAAGAAATTTGAAGAATGGTGCTCGCAATTTCACGATGTACAGGGTGGTGGTgcaggtggtggtggtggtaccACACGAACACCAATAACCCTGAGGCTCATTGTACCGGCATCACAGTGTGGCTCTCTCATTGGAAAGGGTGGCTCCAAGATTAAGGAGATAAGGGAAGTCACTGGTGCACTCATTCAAGTTGCCTCGGAAATGCTACCGAGCTCGACGGAGCGTACTGTCACCATTTCAGGAACCAGTGAGGCCATCACTCAGTGCATATACCACATTTGCTGTGTCATGCTAGag TCCCCTCCCAAAGGTGCCACGATCCCTTATCGCCCCAAACCCCAAGTTGGTGGGCCAGTGATCCTGGCTGGTGGGCAAGCATACACCATCCAGGGTAATTACGCGGTGCCCGCCCACTCGGAC ATGGGCAAACTTGGGAGCAATCCACTGGCTGGACTCGCTGCACTTGGTCTCGGAGGGTTAGCTACGCCTGCAAACACAGGAGGTCTGAACCCAGCTG CTCTGGCAGCCTTAGCTGGAAGTCAATTGCGTACGAATCACACAAACAGGCAGCAGCCGGCGGCTAACAATCAGACGCACGAGATGACAGTGCCAAATGAACTTATCGGTTGTATAATCGGTAAGGCTGGCACCAAGATCGCCGAGATCCGCCAGATATCCGGTGCTATGATAAGAATTAGCAACTGCGAGGAAAGAGAGGGCGGCACTACAGATCGTACAATAACAATAACTGGAAATCCAGACGCCGTGGCGTTGGCACAGTATCTCATCAACATGAG TGTCGAACTGCAGAAAGCTAACCTAGAGGCCCAAAATACCCAAACCCCTGGCAGCGGCACCAATCCCGGGGCATCCGGGGCCAGTGCTTCCCCTTCTACCACTACTACCACTGCCTCTCCCTTGGCCAGCGCAATCCCCTTGGCTCAGCTGCTAAGCAAGCCAGGTGCCCTCAACGCCCTATCTAGCCTGACAGCTCTTGGTGGCCTTACGGAATTACTTGGCGGTGCCGGTGGTGCCGCCACAACACAACTACCTGTCCAGACAACTGGTGTACATCGTTCACACAAGTCATTTACACCACGTTTACGCAGTCCTGGTGCACCAGGACCAACTGACAGCGGTAAATTCAAGTCTGAGAGGACCAAGTACAATCCCTACTGA
- the Mub gene encoding poly(rC)-binding protein 3 isoform X4 — MDGMDNKPVLNDDPSVTLTIRLIMQGKEVGSIIGKKGEIVTRFREESGAKINISDGSCPERIVTVTGPTNSIFKAFTLICKKFEEWCSQFHDVQGGGAGGGGGTTRTPITLRLIVPASQCGSLIGKGGSKIKEIREVTGALIQVASEMLPSSTERTVTISGTSEAITQCIYHICCVMLESPPKGATIPYRPKPQVGGPVILAGGQAYTIQGNYAVPAHSDMGKLGSNPLAGLAALGLGGLATPANTGGLNPAALAALAGSQLRTNHTNRQQPAANNQTHEMTVPNELIGCIIGKAGTKIAEIRQISGAMIRISNCEEREGGTTDRTITITGNPDAVALAQYLINMRISMETAGIAMPAYHYIAPNHIVKSPIH; from the exons ATGGACGGTATGGATAATAAACCAGTGCTCAATGATGACCCCTCGGTCACCCTCACCATTCGTCTCATTATGCAGGGAAAA GAAGTGGGAAGTATTATAGGCAAGAAGGGAGAGATCGTCACGAGGTTCCGTGAGGAA TCAGGCGCCAAGATAAACATATCTGACGGCTCGTGTCCAGAGCGAATTGTCACTGTGACTGGGCCAACGAACTCAATTTTCAAGGCATTTACACTGATCTGCAAGAAATTTGAAGAATGGTGCTCGCAATTTCACGATGTACAGGGTGGTGGTgcaggtggtggtggtggtaccACACGAACACCAATAACCCTGAGGCTCATTGTACCGGCATCACAGTGTGGCTCTCTCATTGGAAAGGGTGGCTCCAAGATTAAGGAGATAAGGGAAGTCACTGGTGCACTCATTCAAGTTGCCTCGGAAATGCTACCGAGCTCGACGGAGCGTACTGTCACCATTTCAGGAACCAGTGAGGCCATCACTCAGTGCATATACCACATTTGCTGTGTCATGCTAGag TCCCCTCCCAAAGGTGCCACGATCCCTTATCGCCCCAAACCCCAAGTTGGTGGGCCAGTGATCCTGGCTGGTGGGCAAGCATACACCATCCAGGGTAATTACGCGGTGCCCGCCCACTCGGAC ATGGGCAAACTTGGGAGCAATCCACTGGCTGGACTCGCTGCACTTGGTCTCGGAGGGTTAGCTACGCCTGCAAACACAGGAGGTCTGAACCCAGCTG CTCTGGCAGCCTTAGCTGGAAGTCAATTGCGTACGAATCACACAAACAGGCAGCAGCCGGCGGCTAACAATCAGACGCACGAGATGACAGTGCCAAATGAACTTATCGGTTGTATAATCGGTAAGGCTGGCACCAAGATCGCCGAGATCCGCCAGATATCCGGTGCTATGATAAGAATTAGCAACTGCGAGGAAAGAGAGGGCGGCACTACAGATCGTACAATAACAATAACTGGAAATCCAGACGCCGTGGCGTTGGCACAGTATCTCATCAACATGAG GATATCGATGGAGACCGCTGGTATTGCAATGCCAGCATACCACTATATCGCACCGAATCACATCGTCAAGTCACCGATTCACTAA
- the Mub gene encoding poly(rC)-binding protein 3 isoform X1, translated as MDGMDNKPVLNDDPSVTLTIRLIMQGKEVGSIIGKKGEIVTRFREESGAKINISDGSCPERIVTVTGPTNSIFKAFTLICKKFEEWCSQFHDVQGGGAGGGGGTTRTPITLRLIVPASQCGSLIGKGGSKIKEIREVTGALIQVASEMLPSSTERTVTISGTSEAITQCIYHICCVMLESPPKGATIPYRPKPQVGGPVILAGGQAYTIQGNYAVPAHSDVSTVLSMPVSAAGPAPPSLNAQTLTASPFAAAHPSSPFASHGHPLIPAHLTGPHHPLHPSPLHASVAGLADPLLKSGHLQAALPPALVADAMGKLGSNPLAGLAALGLGGLATPANTGGLNPAALAALAGSQLRTNHTNRQQPAANNQTHEMTVPNELIGCIIGKAGTKIAEIRQISGAMIRISNCEEREGGTTDRTITITGNPDAVALAQYLINMSVELQKANLEAQNTQTPGSGTNPGASGASASPSTTTTTASPLASAIPLAQLLSKPGALNALSSLTALGGLTELLGGAGGAATTQLPVQTTGVHRSHKSFTPRLRSPGAPGPTDSGKFKSERTKYNPY; from the exons ATGGACGGTATGGATAATAAACCAGTGCTCAATGATGACCCCTCGGTCACCCTCACCATTCGTCTCATTATGCAGGGAAAA GAAGTGGGAAGTATTATAGGCAAGAAGGGAGAGATCGTCACGAGGTTCCGTGAGGAA TCAGGCGCCAAGATAAACATATCTGACGGCTCGTGTCCAGAGCGAATTGTCACTGTGACTGGGCCAACGAACTCAATTTTCAAGGCATTTACACTGATCTGCAAGAAATTTGAAGAATGGTGCTCGCAATTTCACGATGTACAGGGTGGTGGTgcaggtggtggtggtggtaccACACGAACACCAATAACCCTGAGGCTCATTGTACCGGCATCACAGTGTGGCTCTCTCATTGGAAAGGGTGGCTCCAAGATTAAGGAGATAAGGGAAGTCACTGGTGCACTCATTCAAGTTGCCTCGGAAATGCTACCGAGCTCGACGGAGCGTACTGTCACCATTTCAGGAACCAGTGAGGCCATCACTCAGTGCATATACCACATTTGCTGTGTCATGCTAGag TCCCCTCCCAAAGGTGCCACGATCCCTTATCGCCCCAAACCCCAAGTTGGTGGGCCAGTGATCCTGGCTGGTGGGCAAGCATACACCATCCAGGGTAATTACGCGGTGCCCGCCCACTCGGACGTAAGTACAGTATTGTCAATGCCGGTATCCGCTGCCGGGCCTGCCCCACCCTCGCTGAACGCCCAAACTCTTACTGCCTCGCCTTTCGCGGCCGCCCACCCCTCCTCGCCCTTCGCTTCACACGGCCATCCGCTGATCCCGGCCCATCTCACTGGACCCCATCATCCGCTACACCCGAGCCCCTTACACGCAAGCGTGGCAGGCCTCGCCGACCCCCTGCTGAAGAGTGGACACTTGCAGGCAGCCCTCCCGCCCGCACTCGTGGCAGACGCC ATGGGCAAACTTGGGAGCAATCCACTGGCTGGACTCGCTGCACTTGGTCTCGGAGGGTTAGCTACGCCTGCAAACACAGGAGGTCTGAACCCAGCTG CTCTGGCAGCCTTAGCTGGAAGTCAATTGCGTACGAATCACACAAACAGGCAGCAGCCGGCGGCTAACAATCAGACGCACGAGATGACAGTGCCAAATGAACTTATCGGTTGTATAATCGGTAAGGCTGGCACCAAGATCGCCGAGATCCGCCAGATATCCGGTGCTATGATAAGAATTAGCAACTGCGAGGAAAGAGAGGGCGGCACTACAGATCGTACAATAACAATAACTGGAAATCCAGACGCCGTGGCGTTGGCACAGTATCTCATCAACATGAG TGTCGAACTGCAGAAAGCTAACCTAGAGGCCCAAAATACCCAAACCCCTGGCAGCGGCACCAATCCCGGGGCATCCGGGGCCAGTGCTTCCCCTTCTACCACTACTACCACTGCCTCTCCCTTGGCCAGCGCAATCCCCTTGGCTCAGCTGCTAAGCAAGCCAGGTGCCCTCAACGCCCTATCTAGCCTGACAGCTCTTGGTGGCCTTACGGAATTACTTGGCGGTGCCGGTGGTGCCGCCACAACACAACTACCTGTCCAGACAACTGGTGTACATCGTTCACACAAGTCATTTACACCACGTTTACGCAGTCCTGGTGCACCAGGACCAACTGACAGCGGTAAATTCAAGTCTGAGAGGACCAAGTACAATCCCTACTGA